The Streptobacillus ratti DNA segment TAGGTTTAAAAATTGAGCCAACGTACTTCCACCAGTAAAATCTCTAAACAATTCCATATTAATTCCTGGAACTGGAATATGCACACCAATTCTAGCAACTAAAAAACATCCTAAAGTAAACAATACTCTTTTTCTAAGCTCACGTGTTCTTAACATGGCTTGAAATCTACCTATTACTGCTTCTTTAAATGTCAAAGAAATCACCTCTATTCTATAATTTTATGTAAACAGGAAAAAAGTAAGTTAAACTTACTCTCCCTTAACTTCTTTAGCGTTTCCTGCTACATTTGCAAATGATTTGATTTCTACTAATTCAACTGTTCCATTAAATTTTTCAATTGCTTCTTTAGCACCTTTAGATACTCTATGTGCTTTAACTTTTAAAGCTTTTTCTAATTCATAATTTCCAATAATTTTTAATAATGAAGTGTAATTTCTTTCTCCATTTTCTTTAGTAATGAAGTTAGCATTTTTTACTACTCTTCTTTCTAATAATGTTTCTAAAGTTACTTCTTCTCCATCATTAAATTTATCTACTATGTCTTTTAAGTTTACTACTATTATGTCTTTTTGGAATGCAGAATTTGAGAATCCTCTTTTAGGAACTCTTCTGATTAAAGGCATTTGCCCTCCTTCAAACGAAGCTGGTACGTATGTACCTGATCTTTGTTTTTGTCCATTATGACCTTTACCAGCAGTTTTACCCCAACCAGTTCCATGTCCTCTACCGATTCTCTTTCTATCTCTTTTTGATCCTTCGGCAGGTCTTAATTCATTAAGATTCATTGATTTAAACCTCCTCTACTTTAACTAAATAAGAAATTAATTTAATTTTACCCTCTATATCAGCAGTCAAATTGTGTTCAACTGTTTGACCAATTTTTCTTAAACCTAAAGATTTAATTGTTGCGATATGGTTAGGTTTTCTTCCATTAATTCCTTTTACAAGTGTTATATTTACTTTAGTCATTAATTTATCCTCCTAGCCTTATCCTAAAATTTCTTCTACAGTTTTTCCTCTAAGTTTAGCAACTTTTTCAATTGATCTTAATTTTTTTAATCCATCTAATGTAGCTCTTGCAACATTATCTTTATTTTTAGATCCTCTAATTTTAGTTAATACATCAGTAACACCTACTAATTCTAAAATTTCTCTAGTTGCTGACCCAGCAATAACCCCAGTCCCTTTTGATGCTGGTTTTAATAAAACTGATGTAGCATTAAATTTACCAATTTGTTCATGTGGTAAAGTTCCACCTTTTAATGAAACTGTTATCATACTTTTTTTAGCACCTGCAATAGCTTTTCTAATTGCTTCAGGTACTCCATTTGCTTTTCCTAATCCTATTCCAACTTTTCCGTTTTCGTCTCCAACTGCTGCTAGTACTGAGAATGAAATTCTTCTTCCCCCTTTAACAGTTTTAGAAACTCTACTAATTCTTAAAAGTTTTTCTTTGTATTCGTTAGTTTTAACTTCTTTTGCCAAAATAAATCCTCCTATCCTATTAGAATTCTAATCCTGCTTCTCTTGCAGCGTCTGCTAATGCTTTTACTCTTCCAGTATAGATGTATCCACTTCTATCAAATACTACTTTAGTAATTCCAGCAGCTTTAGCTTTTTCAGCTAATCTTGTACCTATTAATTTTGCAGCTTCTACATTTGATCCATGTTGAACTTTATTCCCTTTTTCAATAGTTGAAGCTGAAACTAATGTTTTTCCTGTTGTATCATCTATTAATTGTGCGAAGATGTTAGTTAAACTTCTATAAACAGTAAGTCTAGGTCTTTCAGGTGTTCCACTGATTTTAGCTCTTATGCTTTTATGTTTTCTAACTCTTGCTAAGTTTCTATCTACTTTTTTAATCATTTAAACTACCTCCTATCCTTTCTTACCTTCTTTTCTTCTTATCTTCTCATCAGCATATTTAACCCCTTTACCTTTATATGGTTCTGGTGCTCTCTTAGCTCTTATATCTGATGCAACTTGACCAACTAATTGTTTGTCAATTCCTTCTACAGTTAATTTAGTATTTCCTTCTACAGTGAAAGTAATACCCTCAATTGGAGCTATATCAACTGGATGTGAATATCCTAAAGCCATTGTAATTCCTTTACCTGCTGCAGCTACTCTGTATCCAACCCCAACTAATTCTAATTTAATTTTGAAACCTTCACTAACTCCAACAACCATGTTATTAACATTTGCTCTTGTAGTTCCATGTAATGCTCTAATATTAGGTAAGTCATTTGGTCTTTCAAAAGTTATTTCATTATTTTCAATATTTACTTTAATTTCAGAAGATAATTCTCTAGTTAAAGTTCCTTTAGGTCCTTTTACTGTGTAAACATTACCTTCATTTGTAATTTCTACACCTTTTGGTATAGTAATAGGTTTTTTACCTACTCTTGACATTATTTTCCTCCTTATATGCGTAAATTTCCAGAAGTGTTTAGGCTATATTACCAAATGTAACAAAGAACCTCTCCACCAACACTTTGCTTTCTGCATTCTTTATCAGTTAAAACACCTTTAGGTGTAGTAACGATAGCTATTCCTAAACCACCTAATACTTTTGGTAAGCTTTCTACTGAAGAGTATACTCTTCTTCCTGGTTTAGAAATTCTTTTTAATCCTTTTATAACTTGTTCACCATCAACAGTTTTTAAAGTTACAACTATATCTTTTATACTTCCTTCTTCTTTGATTTCGTATTCTGATATATATCCTTCATTTCTTAATATATTTGCGATACTTTCTTTTATTTTAGAAAATGGTATTGCAACTTTATCGTGTTTTGCAATATTTGCATTTCTAATTCTTGTTAACATATCTGCAATAGGATCTGTTAAGTGCATGTTTGTCCTCCTCTCAAATATTACCAGCTTGATTTTTTGATTCCAGGTATCATACCTTCACCAGCTAATTGTCTAAACATTACTCTTGATATTCCGAATTCTCTCATGAATCCTCTTGGTCTACCATTTACTTGACATCTATTTCTATGTCTTGTAGGCGATGCGTTACGAGGCAATTTAGATAATTCAATAATTGCTTCTCTATCTCCTTGTTTAGCTCTTTCTTTTAACTCAGCTCTTTTTACTGCATATTTATCTATAGTTTTTTCAATTTTTAGATTTTTTTGAACCATTGCTTTTTTAGCCATAAATTCTTTTGCACCTCCTTATTATTTTGCAAATGGCATTCCAAATGCTCTTAATAATGCTCTTCCTTCTTCATCAGTTCTAGCAGTAGTTACGAATGTAATTCCCATTCCTAATACTTTATCAACTTTATCAATTTCGATTTCTGGGAAGATAATTTGCTCTTTTAATCCTAAAGTATAATTTCCTCTTCCATCAAATCCACGAGAAGAAACTCCTTCAAAATCTCTTACTCTTGGTAAAGTAACACTTACTAATCTATCTAAGAATTCATACATTTTTTCTTTTCTTAAAGTAACTTTTGCACCTATTAATTGACCTTCTCTTAATTTAAATCCAGCTTCAGATTTTCTAGCTTTTCTTGCAACTGGTTTTTGTCCTGTAATTTGTGCTAATTCTTTAACTGCTGTATCTATTAATTTAGGGTTATTTACTGCTTCTCCAAGACCCATATTAACTATTATTTTATCTAATTTAGGTACTTCCATAATGTTAGAAAGTCCTAATTCTTTCATTAATGCTGATACCATAGTTTCATTGTATGCTTTTTGTAATCTAGGCATATATTTTGTAGACATTTAGGTATCCTCCTTCCCTTATATTTCTTGTCCTGATTTAACTGAAATTCTAACTTTTTTACCGTCTTTAATTTCATATTTTACTCTTGTAGCACTTTTAACGCTTTCATCCCATAACATTACTTTAGATGAGAAAATTGGTACTTCTCTTTCTACAATCTCACCTTGTGTGTTCATAGCATTAGGTTTTAAATGTTTTTTCTTAACGTTTACACCTTCAACTACTATTTTTCCAAGTTTAGGGAATACTTTTAATACTTTTCCTATTTTACCTTTATCTCCCATTTGAGAAGATTTATTGCTTCTTTTGTCATTATTACTTCTTCCACTAATTACTACAACTGTATCTCCAGTTTTAACATGTAGTTTTTTAGGAACTGATTTTATTTTAGATTTAATCACAAAAAATTCCTCCTTCCTAAAGTACTTCTGGTGCAAGTGATACTATTTTCATAAAGTTTTTAGCTCTTAATTCTCTTGCAACAGGTCCAAAAATTCTTGTCCCTTTCATTTCCATTGATGCGTTAAG contains these protein-coding regions:
- the rplO gene encoding 50S ribosomal protein L15, which produces MNLNELRPAEGSKRDRKRIGRGHGTGWGKTAGKGHNGQKQRSGTYVPASFEGGQMPLIRRVPKRGFSNSAFQKDIIVVNLKDIVDKFNDGEEVTLETLLERRVVKNANFITKENGERNYTSLLKIIGNYELEKALKVKAHRVSKGAKEAIEKFNGTVELVEIKSFANVAGNAKEVKGE
- the rpmD gene encoding 50S ribosomal protein L30, producing the protein MTKVNITLVKGINGRKPNHIATIKSLGLRKIGQTVEHNLTADIEGKIKLISYLVKVEEV
- the rpsE gene encoding 30S ribosomal protein S5 translates to MAKEVKTNEYKEKLLRISRVSKTVKGGRRISFSVLAAVGDENGKVGIGLGKANGVPEAIRKAIAGAKKSMITVSLKGGTLPHEQIGKFNATSVLLKPASKGTGVIAGSATREILELVGVTDVLTKIRGSKNKDNVARATLDGLKKLRSIEKVAKLRGKTVEEILG
- the rplR gene encoding 50S ribosomal protein L18, which codes for MIKKVDRNLARVRKHKSIRAKISGTPERPRLTVYRSLTNIFAQLIDDTTGKTLVSASTIEKGNKVQHGSNVEAAKLIGTRLAEKAKAAGITKVVFDRSGYIYTGRVKALADAAREAGLEF
- the rplF gene encoding 50S ribosomal protein L6; protein product: MSRVGKKPITIPKGVEITNEGNVYTVKGPKGTLTRELSSEIKVNIENNEITFERPNDLPNIRALHGTTRANVNNMVVGVSEGFKIKLELVGVGYRVAAAGKGITMALGYSHPVDIAPIEGITFTVEGNTKLTVEGIDKQLVGQVASDIRAKRAPEPYKGKGVKYADEKIRRKEGKKG
- the rpsH gene encoding 30S ribosomal protein S8 codes for the protein MHLTDPIADMLTRIRNANIAKHDKVAIPFSKIKESIANILRNEGYISEYEIKEEGSIKDIVVTLKTVDGEQVIKGLKRISKPGRRVYSSVESLPKVLGGLGIAIVTTPKGVLTDKECRKQSVGGEVLCYIW
- the rpsN gene encoding 30S ribosomal protein S14; the encoded protein is MAKKAMVQKNLKIEKTIDKYAVKRAELKERAKQGDREAIIELSKLPRNASPTRHRNRCQVNGRPRGFMREFGISRVMFRQLAGEGMIPGIKKSSW
- the rplE gene encoding 50S ribosomal protein L5, whose amino-acid sequence is MSTKYMPRLQKAYNETMVSALMKELGLSNIMEVPKLDKIIVNMGLGEAVNNPKLIDTAVKELAQITGQKPVARKARKSEAGFKLREGQLIGAKVTLRKEKMYEFLDRLVSVTLPRVRDFEGVSSRGFDGRGNYTLGLKEQIIFPEIEIDKVDKVLGMGITFVTTARTDEEGRALLRAFGMPFAK
- the rplX gene encoding 50S ribosomal protein L24, coding for MIKSKIKSVPKKLHVKTGDTVVVISGRSNNDKRSNKSSQMGDKGKIGKVLKVFPKLGKIVVEGVNVKKKHLKPNAMNTQGEIVEREVPIFSSKVMLWDESVKSATRVKYEIKDGKKVRISVKSGQEI